The DNA region CACGTCGCTGATAAAGCCCGGGAGGATCACCAGGAAGCCCGCTCCCGCGATCAGCATGCCGTCGACCAACTCGCGCTCCGGGGCGCGGCGGGCGAAGACCGCATCTTGCAGAGCGGCAAATGCTTTCGTGCCCTCGCGGCGCAGCAAAGCGCCGCCGAGGACGGTCGCGGCGATGAGCAGGAGGATGGTGGGCAGGATGCCGATGAGGTTGCCGACCGTCACCATCACGGTG from Alloactinosynnema sp. L-07 includes:
- a CDS encoding FxsA family protein, with amino-acid sequence MPVLLVLLLAVVAEITVMVTVGNLIGILPTILLLIAATVLGGALLRREGTKAFAALQDAVFARRAPERELVDGMLIAGAGFLVILPGFISDVLAILLLLPPTRAVIRRWVTRRAEIAVANRQRHTIVVDSFVVDPDDRPQPTIVIPESRREGE